The Melioribacteraceae bacterium 4301-Me genome contains the following window.
GTTACACCTGCTATGATTCAGGCTGTTTATGACCAATATGCAACTGATTGGAATGAATGGCCTGCGAAAACTGCTAATAATCCTGGAGAAGGTGCCTTGTTTAATGATGTTAATGGTGATGGGGTGTATGATCCTGCGGTAGATATTCCAGGAATTCCAGGTGCATCTCAAACTTTGTTTATTAAATATACTGATGGTAACAACACATCTCTTTGGGGTGCTCCACCAATTGGTTTCGTGGTTACCGAGACCTACTGGGCCTATGCATATAGTGGTGCGTTGGGAAATGTTATTTATAAAAAAGTTGATATTGTTTATAAGGGTACTCCAAAATCTGCACCGGATTCTAGGATTGATAGTTTGTATATTATGCAATGGGCTGACCCGGATGTAGGTTCATCAACCAATGACTATGCAGGTTGTGACACTACGCTTAATTTAGGTTATGCTTATACAGCCGGCACAACAGATGCTTCTTATAATGCTGTTGGATTACCATCACCAGCTATCGGTTATGACTTTCTGCAGGGTGTTTCTCAATATACTGGCAACCCCAGCGATAGCGCTATTTTTAACTTGAAATGGAGAAAAGGTTATAAGTATGTTAATAGAAAACCGATGAGTTCTTTTATTTATTTTGCTGCAGGTGGTGCTTGGTCTGACCCAGGCCATAATTATAATGGCGCATTACAATTTTATAATCTGATGCGTGGGAGGAAACCTTTACCTGCTTATCCTTCTGGCGACCCATTCCCATCGAGCGTTGCTGATGTTAACGACTTAGGCACATTTCTATTAACTGGCGATCCTGTAACAGGCACTGGTAAAATTGATGGTGCAGTGGATGGGCCGGGAGATAGAAGAATTTTAGTGATTAATGGTCCTATTACAATGCATTTAGGCGATACTGCGCAAGTTGTATTGGCACTCGTTGGTGGCATTGGTACTGATAACTTAAGTAGTATTACTGCGATGAAAACTAATGACGCTACTGCACAAATAGTCTATGACCAATTATTTAAATTACCACAAATTGCTCCTCCTTCAGTAGATGTTAGTGAACTCGATCAAAAGGTAGTTCTGAGTTGGGGTGGTAACGTTGCATCTGTAGATAAAATTGAACACTTTTCAGATCAAGGATATAATTTTGAAGGCTATAATGTTTATCAGTTGAAGTCGCCGAGTGCTAATATTAATAATCCAAATGAAGCTATTAAATTAGCAACTTATGACTTGGTAAATGGTATTACTAACATTTTAGATACAGTTATTACAGCTGATGGTGTAGCTTTGCCGGAGGTTGTTGAAAACGGTAAAGATGCAGGAATTTCAAGATCTATTACTATTACGAAAGACGCTTTTACAAAAGCACCTCTTAGAAATGGTCAGGAGTATTACTTTGTAGTTATTTCTTATGCTTATAACCCAGCACCTTTACTCCCTTTCCACTCTTTGAGGTCAGCTGTTGTAGTTAAAAAAGCAGTTCCTCAAACACCAGTACCTGGTGTTAGATATCCAGACGCTACACAAGTTATTAATGCAACCCATACTGCTGGACAAAGTGATGGTACTGTTACAGCATATATTATTCAGCCTGATAGGGTGACAGGGCAGACTTACCAAGTTAAATTTAAAGATGATCCAAATCTTGGTCTAACATGGGGAGTTTATGTTGGTTCTACCCCAAAACTTGAAAACCAAACTAACCAAAGTGGTGATAATAATTACTTATTCGTTGACGGCTTACAAATAAAAGTACAAGGACCTCCATATAAGGGTGTGGATTGGAGTTCGACTGGCACTAGATGGTTAAGTGGTGACCCAAATAATGGCGGTGATTTAATGTTTGGTTCTGTTTTCTTGGGAGCTAATTTCTGGGGTGAAACTACTGTAGCTCCTGCAGATTTGCGTAGTTTGCATGTAGAAGCTTATAAAGTCCAATCCTATGTTGACGCCAATGGGAATGGTAAGTACGATATTGGAGAAATCTATACTGTTGATCCTGCAAAAGGGCAATATGCAAATCTTTACACTACATGGGGCGCAGGTCATTGGGAAAAAACCGCTTTAATTCCATTCAAATTTTTTGCAATAGAACCAGATGGTTCACAACGTCAGGTTGATGTTATAGTTCGCGATAGGGACGCCAACGGACAGTGGGACCCTGATAATGGTGATAATATTCGGTTCAATTATATATTTGTTCTGAATACTACTTACGACCCTACCGGAAATGATTGGAATCCTACAGCAGGCGGTCGGGACTTTATGGCTGAGATTCTGGAAAATGGCGGTCCTGTATTGTGGGTTGCTTGGTGGTACCCGAGAGGAACGAGAGAACAATTTTCATCTGATTTTACTATGGATTTCATTGCTCCTAAGGTCCTTACAAGTGCTGATGTCTTTACATTTACTGCGCCTTCAGTTACAAACGATCCTAATCTTGCAAAAGATGATGTAGACAAAATAAATGTATTCCCAAATCCGTATTATGGATATCAAAATAGAGAAACATCAAGAAGTGACCATTATGTAACATTTAGCCACTTACCGGCTAATGCAACAATTAGAATATTTGACTTAGCAGGTGTTTTGGTTAAGACAATTAAGAAGAGTGACCCCACTCAATTTACAACTTGGAATCTGCAAAATAACGATAATTATCCAGTAGCAAGCGGTATATATATTGTTCATATTGATATGCCGGATTTAGGGAAAACCAAAATATTAAAATTAGCGGTAGTACAAGAACAACAAATATTGAGAGTATATTGATATTCGAAGAGGTATTTATGTGTATAAATACCTCTTTTATAAATTAAATTTTTAATTGGAGGAAATTATGATTTATGAGAACTCACCACTTCGTGGTTTGAAAAGATTGTTACTCATCCTTTTAATATTTGGCTTTGCTACTGTTGAAATATATGGTGGCGGTCAAAACCGGGCTGGAACATCTGCAGCTCCGGAATTAAGGATA
Protein-coding sequences here:
- a CDS encoding T9SS type A sorting domain-containing protein; the encoded protein is MRKYNYITLLLLTFSLSFYSVDAFAKGEGKSKVNIQRFAKTSDNPSASVVDINNITCWVNDAGFHDWVIASSWNGQFPKGSGVGAIFAEGILWGGQVHDGQDPLVRVNGNEYGGTTVPVTRLYRVRPDYQTADLTDDAANFNTVGLGAVTPAMIQAVYDQYATDWNEWPAKTANNPGEGALFNDVNGDGVYDPAVDIPGIPGASQTLFIKYTDGNNTSLWGAPPIGFVVTETYWAYAYSGALGNVIYKKVDIVYKGTPKSAPDSRIDSLYIMQWADPDVGSSTNDYAGCDTTLNLGYAYTAGTTDASYNAVGLPSPAIGYDFLQGVSQYTGNPSDSAIFNLKWRKGYKYVNRKPMSSFIYFAAGGAWSDPGHNYNGALQFYNLMRGRKPLPAYPSGDPFPSSVADVNDLGTFLLTGDPVTGTGKIDGAVDGPGDRRILVINGPITMHLGDTAQVVLALVGGIGTDNLSSITAMKTNDATAQIVYDQLFKLPQIAPPSVDVSELDQKVVLSWGGNVASVDKIEHFSDQGYNFEGYNVYQLKSPSANINNPNEAIKLATYDLVNGITNILDTVITADGVALPEVVENGKDAGISRSITITKDAFTKAPLRNGQEYYFVVISYAYNPAPLLPFHSLRSAVVVKKAVPQTPVPGVRYPDATQVINATHTAGQSDGTVTAYIIQPDRVTGQTYQVKFKDDPNLGLTWGVYVGSTPKLENQTNQSGDNNYLFVDGLQIKVQGPPYKGVDWSSTGTRWLSGDPNNGGDLMFGSVFLGANFWGETTVAPADLRSLHVEAYKVQSYVDANGNGKYDIGEIYTVDPAKGQYANLYTTWGAGHWEKTALIPFKFFAIEPDGSQRQVDVIVRDRDANGQWDPDNGDNIRFNYIFVLNTTYDPTGNDWNPTAGGRDFMAEILENGGPVLWVAWWYPRGTREQFSSDFTMDFIAPKVLTSADVFTFTAPSVTNDPNLAKDDVDKINVFPNPYYGYQNRETSRSDHYVTFSHLPANATIRIFDLAGVLVKTIKKSDPTQFTTWNLQNNDNYPVASGIYIVHIDMPDLGKTKILKLAVVQEQQILRVY